Within Kineothrix sp. MB12-C1, the genomic segment ATGCAGAAATCGTAAAGAGGGAGCTGCAATTCTTTCTCGATCGCCGTGTAACACAGGTGAAGTTCGTGGATCGTACTTTCAACTGCAATCATGGACATGCTATGGCAATTTGGCAGTATATTCATGAGCATGATAACCAAGTGACTAATTTTCACTTTGAGATCGCAGCAGAAATTATAAAAGAAGAGGAACTTTTGCTTCTCTCCCGTATGCGGCCGGGGTTGGTGCAATTGGAAATCGGGGTGCAGTCAACCAATCCTCAGACCCTTAAGGCAATTGACCGTTTTATGGATATGGACAAATTAAGAAGTATCGTATCCAGAATCCATGAGGGAAAGAATGTGCATATGCATCTGGATTTGATTGCAGGGCTTCCTTATGAGGATTATAATAGCTTCGGGCGTTCTTTTGATGAGGTATATGCCATGAGGCCTCATCAGTTGCAGCTGGGATTTCTGAAGGTCTTAAAAGGCTCTCCCATGTATGCAAGAGCTGGAAGTTATGGAATAAATTACACAGATGCACCTCCTTATGAAGTGTTATACTCGAAGTGGCTGCCTTATGACAAGATATGTGAGCTGAAACGAATCGAAGAGATGACAGAGCTATACTATAACAGCAATCAGTTCACACATACCCTGCCTGTACTTGAGAAGGCTTTTGAAAGCCCCTTTTCTATGTATGAGAAGCTGGCGATGTATTATGAGGAAAAGGGATATTTCGTCAATAGCCCGTCGCGGATATACCGTTATGAGGTGTTGCTTGGATTCGCGTGCTTTTATGATAAGGATAAGGAAGAGCTTTACAGGGAGTTGTTAACCTATGATATTTACTTAAGGGAGAATATGAAGAGCCGTCCGGCTTTTGCAAAAGATATGAAAGAAGCGAAAGCAGAAGCTCAGAGTTTCTATAAAAGTGAAGAACAAGTACGTAAGTTGCTTCCGGCATATGAGGAGTATCAGCTCAGGCAGATTGCGAAGATGACTCATATGGAAGTATTCAGCTATCCGGTATGGGAAGAGGAAGCCGATAAAAGAATGATAAGGGCGGGAAATGCGAGGGCAATATTATTCGATTATAGACAGAGGAGCCCTTTGACGAATGAGGCAAGCGTGCTTCTTATCTCCGGCTAAAGGGGAAAGTGGTATGAATACATTAATGATAAAAAGGATAAAAGGAGTATGAGATTATGGTTGTTGATATGATAAGGGGATTTTGCATGGCACTTGCTGATAGTGTTCCGGGGGTAAGTGGTGGAACTATCGCTTTCTTAATGGGATTTTTTGATAAGTTTATTAATTCCCTAAATTATCTCATGAAAGGTACAAAGGAAGAAAGAATAAAATCTATAAAGTTTTTGTCCAAATTACTTTTGGGTTGGATTATTGGTATGGGATTATCCGTTACTATTTTATCTAATTTTTTTGAAACGGGAATTTATAAGATGAGTTCCTTGTTTTTAGGATTCATTTTCTCTGCTATTCCAATAATAATTGCAGAGGAAAAGGTAAGTATGAAAGGAAAGTATAAAAATATTATTTGGGGAGTATTTGGAATTCTTATTGTTATTTTATTATCTTCCTTAAAGGTAGGCAGTAACATAGACGTAAGTAATTTGAATATTGGCATGATTTTATATATTTTTGTGGCAGGAATGCTTGCAATTTCGGCAATGGTACTCCCGGGGATTTCGGGCTCTACTCTATTACTTGCGTTTGGTATATATATTCCGATTATTAATGGTATTAAAGATTTTCTTCATTTTGATTTTAGTAGCTTTTGGCTATTATTTATTTTTGGATTAGGAATTTTATTTGGAATATTTTCTTCACTAAGAGGGATAAAGAAGTTACTGGACCGTTATAGAAGTGCAACTGTTTATGCGATTATCGGAATGATGATTGGTTCTTTATATGCCATCGTAATCGGACCTACTACCCTTAAAGTACCACAAGAAGTTATGAGCATTCATACATTTAATATCGTATACTTTATTCTTGGAATTTTAATTGTATTTGGGCTTCAGAAAATGAAAGAATTACCTTTTTATAAGAGAGAAATGGAAAAGGATGAATGATTATATTCCTAATGTGAGCCTTTAACAGAGATAATATCGAGAAGTTCTTTTTAAGAATTTGAAAGGAGTATACTTACATTTATGACGAAGAAGATAAAAGCAATCTTGGATTTGCTGGATGAAAGATATGGGACGGATTTCCGATGTTTTCTTAACCATGAAAATGCGTGGCAGCTTCTGACAGCTACGATTCTGAGTGCTCAATGTACAGATGCGAGGGTCAATATTGTAACGGAAGATCTGTTTCGGAAATACCCGAATGCAGAGGCTATGGCTAATGCGAATTTGAAGGAGTTGGAAAAGGATATTCATTCGACCGGATTTTATCGCAATAAGGCGAAAAACCTTATTGCATGTAACAAGGAGCTGGTGGAACGGTTCGGCGGGGAGGTACCCCGCTCTTTGGAAGACCTTACTTCTTTGGCGGGAGTGGGCCGTAAGACAGCGAATGTAATCAGAGGAAATATATATAATGAGCCGAGTATTGTTGTGGATACTCATGTGAAAAGGATTTCCAAAAAGTTAGGAGTGACGAAAGAGGACGATCCTGTAAAAGTGGAAATGGACTTGATGAAAGCTCTGCCGAAGGAGCATTGGATTCTGTGGAATATTCAGATTATCACGTTAGGAAGGGAAATTTGCAAAGCCCCCACACCAAAATGTGAAATATGTTTCTTACAGGAGCATTGCGATGATTACATCAAACGGAACAGAAGAAAGCGTGAAAAATAGATTTTCATTCCCCTTGATTTGTACGTGTACCAAAGGACGCAGATGGGAGCCATGCATGAAGGATAATTATGTAGCCCTCGATTTAGAGACAACAGGGCTTCGCCCTAAATACGATAGAATTATAGAGATAGGAGCGGTGAGAGTGCGGGAGGGTAAGGTAGTGGATACTTTCCGGAGCTTCGTGAATCCCGGACGCACATTAGACCCCGCTATATGTGAGCTTACAGGTATTACAGAACAAATGCTTGTGGATGCGCCGCAGTCCGAAGTGGCGGTGGCGGCTCTTTTAGAGTTTATCGGTACGGATATCCTTTTAGGACACCGGATTTTATTCGATTATTCCTTTGTAAAGCGGGCGGCCCAGTATCAGAAGCTTTCTTTTGAGAAAGAGGGGATTGACACGTTGAAGCTGTCCAGAAAGTTTCTTCCGGACTTGGAGAGTAGGAGACTCCCGGCACTGTGCAGCCATTATGGTATTGCGCATACAGCTCACAGAGCTTTGGATGATGCGAGGGCAGCATCCGATTTATATTTGAAGTTGGCAGAGCTTTTTTACGATGGCAGTGAGGAAGATTTCAAGCCGCAGCCTTTGGTATATCGGGTAAAAAAAGAGACTCCGATAACGAAGCCTCAAAAAGAGCGGTTATATAAATTGTTGGACAAGCATAAAATTAATAAGGACTATAATGTTGAAATGCTCACAAGAAATGAAGCGAGCCGCATTACCGATCAAATTCTTGCAAAATACGGACGATAATATCCTTGGAACCGGATGTAAGTGCCAGTGCCTTTTGAATCAGTTCTGAAATTTTATCGGGTTGGCCTTCTTCCATATAAATAGATGCGAGCAAGCGGTAAGTGCCGCTTACATCCGTACCGGTAGATACGGCGAATTCAAGAACAGTCTTCGCGTCCTGTGTATATCCTGCTTCATAAAGGTGAAAAGCCCATCGTTGCAAGGTGGATACAAGGTTTGTATACCGTTCATCATATTGCATGAGAAGTGTGATGTTAGGAGCACCATAAGCGAGCTTTAAATCCGTATTGCTGATTCCCGAGAAGTTTACGATGGGAGAATCGGCAAGGGCGAAGAGTGTATCGTGATAATCTGTAATTTTTTCATCCTCGGCAAGAGTAAGCATCGGAAGGGAATCAAAAGGAATCTTAATGTAGTCCAGGTTATCCAGTGATTTGCGCCGCGTCCTATTGGCCTCGGCTTCTTTCGCCCAGAAGGAAGTATCTGCCGTTTCACTGCGTTTTCGATTCTTAGAGATTTCATAGGTGAGCCATATAATGAATATGATAAAACTTGCCAAAAAAGGTATTTTCATATATAATATCCTTTCAAAGATAGGAGGTTACGCCATGTTTAATATGCACAATAACAAGACGAGAAAGATAGTTTCATCTGTGATTATTTTAATTATAGTAGTTGCAATGATATTACCAACTTTATCATATTTTATTTTTTAACACAATCAATATAAGGATTTTTAACTGTTTAATTTAGGTCCGCTGAGGCGGATACGAGGTATAATTATGAATAAATGGAGAAGAAAGCTGATAATTGCAGCGGCTTTTTTCATATTTGCCGTAATGCAAGCGGGATATCCGGTGCAGGCAAAGGCCGGTAATACGGTTGAAGACGGGATTTATGTGGGACAGATAGATGTCTCGGGGAAGTCGGCTGCGGAAGCAAAACAGGCAATTGAAGCATATGTAGAAGAGTTGAAACAAGTGCCGATTACGTTGAAGGCAGTGGGAGATAACGAAGTAGCAGTATCGGTTGGAGAATTGGGTCTTGCATGGGTGAATCCTGAAGTGGTAGAGGATGCTGTCTGCTATGGCAAAAAAGGCAATGTAGTACAGCGTTATAAAGCGTTGCAGGATTTGCGTCATGAAAACAAGGTCTTTGAACTGAAATATGATTTGGATAAAGAATTAATTCGAATGATTCTGAGTGAACAGTGCAGCCAGTTCAATGTAGAGGCGGTGGATGCCGTCCTAACCAGAACGGGTGAAGAGTTCTCTATTATACAAGGACAGACCGGTCAAGTAGTGGATGAAGATGCTTCTGTGCAGAGAATCTATGATTATCTTTTGAGCAATTGGAATTATGAACCGGTTCAGCTTGAGCTTGCAGTAATCGTGGATGAGCCAAAGGGGAATGCAGAGGAATTAGCAAAGGTAAAGGATGTTCTGGGAACGTTCAGTACCAGCTTTTCTACCTCCGGTCATGCCAGAAGTGAGAATGTAACAAACGGATGTGAACTGATATCGGGCGTTACAGTATATCCGGGAGAAGAGTTTTCCATGTATAAAGAAGTGGCACCATTTACAGAGTCCAACGGCTATTACATGGCAGGTTCTTATTTGAACGGTCAGGTAGTGGACAGTCTGGGAGGCGGCATTTGTCA encodes:
- a CDS encoding 3'-5' exonuclease; the protein is MITSNGTEESVKNRFSFPLICTCTKGRRWEPCMKDNYVALDLETTGLRPKYDRIIEIGAVRVREGKVVDTFRSFVNPGRTLDPAICELTGITEQMLVDAPQSEVAVAALLEFIGTDILLGHRILFDYSFVKRAAQYQKLSFEKEGIDTLKLSRKFLPDLESRRLPALCSHYGIAHTAHRALDDARAASDLYLKLAELFYDGSEEDFKPQPLVYRVKKETPITKPQKERLYKLLDKHKINKDYNVEMLTRNEASRITDQILAKYGR
- a CDS encoding DUF368 domain-containing protein → MVVDMIRGFCMALADSVPGVSGGTIAFLMGFFDKFINSLNYLMKGTKEERIKSIKFLSKLLLGWIIGMGLSVTILSNFFETGIYKMSSLFLGFIFSAIPIIIAEEKVSMKGKYKNIIWGVFGILIVILLSSLKVGSNIDVSNLNIGMILYIFVAGMLAISAMVLPGISGSTLLLAFGIYIPIINGIKDFLHFDFSSFWLLFIFGLGILFGIFSSLRGIKKLLDRYRSATVYAIIGMMIGSLYAIVIGPTTLKVPQEVMSIHTFNIVYFILGILIVFGLQKMKELPFYKREMEKDE
- a CDS encoding B12-binding domain-containing radical SAM protein, producing the protein MKFLLTALNAKYIHSNPAIYSLRAYAGKEYEEHIAIAEYTINHRVENILADIYKSSPDVIGFSCYIWNFGMIREIITELRKILPSVPIWLGGPEVSYDAEKLIEECPAVTGIMVGEGEKTFLELLQYYIENTGSSGEQKLAEIAGIVFRGMDHIVTTRERAPMDMSTLPFLYENLEDFKNRIIYYETSRGCPYRCSYCLSSVDKKVRLRNAEIVKRELQFFLDRRVTQVKFVDRTFNCNHGHAMAIWQYIHEHDNQVTNFHFEIAAEIIKEEELLLLSRMRPGLVQLEIGVQSTNPQTLKAIDRFMDMDKLRSIVSRIHEGKNVHMHLDLIAGLPYEDYNSFGRSFDEVYAMRPHQLQLGFLKVLKGSPMYARAGSYGINYTDAPPYEVLYSKWLPYDKICELKRIEEMTELYYNSNQFTHTLPVLEKAFESPFSMYEKLAMYYEEKGYFVNSPSRIYRYEVLLGFACFYDKDKEELYRELLTYDIYLRENMKSRPAFAKDMKEAKAEAQSFYKSEEQVRKLLPAYEEYQLRQIAKMTHMEVFSYPVWEEEADKRMIRAGNARAILFDYRQRSPLTNEASVLLISG
- a CDS encoding VanW family protein produces the protein MNKWRRKLIIAAAFFIFAVMQAGYPVQAKAGNTVEDGIYVGQIDVSGKSAAEAKQAIEAYVEELKQVPITLKAVGDNEVAVSVGELGLAWVNPEVVEDAVCYGKKGNVVQRYKALQDLRHENKVFELKYDLDKELIRMILSEQCSQFNVEAVDAVLTRTGEEFSIIQGQTGQVVDEDASVQRIYDYLLSNWNYEPVQLELAVIVDEPKGNAEELAKVKDVLGTFSTSFSTSGHARSENVTNGCELISGVTVYPGEEFSMYKEVAPFTESNGYYMAGSYLNGQVVDSLGGGICQVSTTLYNAVLLAELDVTERHNHSMIVSYVDPSADAAIAESAGKDFRFVNNTGYPIYIEGRTVDKVITFTIYGVETRNHQVSYESEVLSVTKPESEVIHTDPAMPLGQVITQSAHIGYKAKLWKVITENGVEISREEVNSSSYKMVPRTATVGVSTNDVNAYNEMLAAVSTNNIDHVKNVAAALAQYATPDAPPVEEQQIEPVEQPAE
- the nth gene encoding endonuclease III, giving the protein MTKKIKAILDLLDERYGTDFRCFLNHENAWQLLTATILSAQCTDARVNIVTEDLFRKYPNAEAMANANLKELEKDIHSTGFYRNKAKNLIACNKELVERFGGEVPRSLEDLTSLAGVGRKTANVIRGNIYNEPSIVVDTHVKRISKKLGVTKEDDPVKVEMDLMKALPKEHWILWNIQIITLGREICKAPTPKCEICFLQEHCDDYIKRNRRKREK